Below is a genomic region from Isosphaeraceae bacterium EP7.
ACGCCAGCATCCCCTTCACCAGGACGTCGCGGCCCTTCCGCCAGGTCCCGTCGGAAACGAGCTGGTCGGCGTCCTCGGTCAGCAGGGCCTCGATGGCCTTCGGATCCTTCGCCTCGCGGGAATCCACGTATTTCTGCACCACCACGCGGATGGCCGCGTCGTCGTCGGCGGGAGCCTGAGCGTGGAGGGGTGTGCAGGTCGCGGCATGAAGGAGGAGGACGCAGGCAATCGCGGGGCAGGGGCGGAGGCGCATGGTCGGGCTCCTCGGAAGTCAGCGGGACGTCGGCGGCCGGTCGTGCCCGGGCCGCTTGATGGCCACCGAAAGTAACCGGATCACCCCCTCGAAGTCACCCTCGCGTGCGATCCGCTCCGAGCAGGCGCGGTATTGCTCCACCATGTCCAGCTCGGGTAAGTGTTCCTCCATCATCGCGCGCGTCTCGGGGGTCAGATCCAGGGACTCGCAGAGGTCGGCGACGCTCCGCGGCCTGGTGTAGACCGATTTGAGGTACTCAAGAACGTCCGGGTCGGGGCCCTTGCTGGAGTATTCGGCGATTTCGAGAGGGGTTCGCTCCTGGATCGTGTCTCGCAAGGTGGGATCCGCACCCCGTTCGAGCAGGAGCCTCACCGTCTCGACGCGGCCGGAGAAGGCGGCCTCCATCAGCGGGGTCTCGGCGGCGTCGATCTCCTTGCGTCGGTCGATGGTCGCGCCCGCGTCGAGCAGCAATCGAGCCTTCTCGGCGTGGCCTTTCGAGGCCGCCATGTGGAGCGGGGTATATCCGTTCATCCCGGTCCGGTGGATGTCGGCGCCCGCCTCGATCAGCATGGAGACGATCTGGGTCGACGCCGGTTCGGTCGACTCGATGGCCGTGAGCAGGGTCGTGTAACCGTCGTCCACGTCCGGGTCGGGGGCGGCGCCATGGTCGAGCATGAAGCGAACGAGGTCGGCGTCGTCGAACTGGACGGCGAACATCAACGGGGCGGTCTCGCAGAGCTCGCGGGACCTGAGGTAGGTCGGGTCGTCCAGCACTCGCCGCCTGACCGCGTCGACATCGCCGCGTTCAAGTGCGTCGGACGTCCAGTTCTCGTCGTATCCGCTGCTCATGTTCGCGTCTCGCACCGCCTCGGTCGCCTGGACGTGCCGACCGGCACCCGAGCGCAAGCGTGGCGAGCCGGAGTTCCTGGGAGATCCTGAGAATTGCCGACCACGCGCCGCCCCGTTGATTTTCCTCCATCGGGTAGCGATCGGCCAGATCCATCCGAGACCACGAGCGACCGGACGACGAGCAGGGCCGGGGGCACTCCGACCCTGCTCGTCAGTCAGTCTTGGTCGCCTCGCCCGGACGGGCCGTTACGGGGCGATCGATCAGCGGGCCTTGGTGAGCTTCTTTTTGGAGTTGGCCGCCTTGCTCTTGTTGATCTCCTGCTCGTACTTCGAGACGGATTGAGTCGTCGGGTCGCTCGGCCCACTGGCCGCTTCAGAGCCTCCACAACCTTGCAGGCCCATGAGCGCAGGCAACGTGAGGAAGAGGATGAGCACGCGGAAACGCACGAGGGCCCTGGCGTTCATGCGAGGAAACTCCCATAACTTCCTGGTGAAGGTGTCCGCGGTGCGGGCGTCCCCGCGCGAATGGGACGCCCGCCCGCTCCGGAGTGTCGCTCGGGACAACGCCCCGGTGTCGAGGGATTGAGCGGGTCTGATCAGTACGCGTCAGAGCTGACGATTTCGCCGCCGTTGCGGGTTCCCAGGCCCATGTAGGTCTGCTGGTTGACGGTGTCCTTGATGAACTTGACGCTGCCGTCGGCCATCATGAAGTTGGCGCCGCCGGGGTGGGTGCTGGTGGCCATCGCGGGGCCGTTCTGCTCGGGCCAGCAGTCGGCGCTGCAGTCGGTCCGGCAGCCCATGACGTGCGGTCCGTTGGGGGGCTGGATCGTGTTGAATAGCGAGAGGTTGAACCCGCCGACGGTCCACCAGCGTCCGGCCCAGTTCGCCTCGGTGACGCCGACCTTCTGGTAGCCGTTGAGGTCGCACTGGGCCTCGAGCTGCTTGAAGAGGGCGAATTCGACCAGGGCATTGCCCGTGACGGGGTCGCCGCCCGCGGTGATGTCCCAGATTCCCGCGCCGCCGCCCCAGCCGTCGGAGCGGCTCCACTTGCCGCGCTGGCCGTCGCCGCCGGCCTGCTCGCCGAAGGCGATGGTGTTCGACGAGCCGTCGGTGCAGTCCCGGAGCCCGTAGCAGATGTCGACGGTGAACAGCCCGTTTGTGGGCAGGCCGATCCCCTGGCCGTTGCTGCCGCCGCCCCGCTGGATCTTGGCGAACGTGCCGGTGCTGGCCTTGTAGTTGTTCTGGATCACCTGGTCGCGCACCCCGTCCGACGGGCAGAGGAACGAGGCGACCTTCATGTTCAGCGTCGTGGCGTTGGCATCGTCCGAAGGTGCCCAGTACTGGAAGTTCAGGCAGTTGAAGGCCGCGCCCTGCTCCATGTACTGCGCCATCATCGCCAGGGCGCCCCAGTACTGCCAGGCCCCGTTCATGCCGTTGGGGCCGAAGCCGGGCCGCAGCTCGCCGATGGGGAAGGTGTCCTGCGAGCTGTGGTAATTGTGGATCGCCAGGCCCAGCTGCTTCAGGTTATTGATGCACTGCGCCCGCCTGGCGGCCTCGCGTGCGCTCTGGACCGCGGGGAGGAGCAGCGCGATGAGCACCGCGATGATGGAGATGACCACCAGCAGCTCGATGAGCGTGAAGCCACGTGACCGTTTCATCATGAGTCTCCTCACAACGCACTGGGTCCGACGGCATGGATGCGCACTCGCCTGACGCAGCGGGAGCATTCCACCCGTGCCAGACGGACGCCCCCCGATCGGTCGGCGGACCCGCCGCGCGACGATGACAGAGGGCACGACTTGTAGGGCACTGAAATCAAGAAGTGACCATCGAAGCCTTCGCCCCCGGAAGGGCACCCCGACGATGGCTCCCTGCAGCATCCGGCTCGGACGCGGATGTGTCAACTAAATTAGGCTTGTTTGAAGAAATTCATCCTCTCCCCATTCCCGGTGTTTCCGCGGATCCATGGCGATCGGGAGCGTCTGGACGTAGTGTTCGCATGGTGGAAGTGGCCATTGTGAACGGGATTGCTTCGGCCTGAACGCTTGCCTGGGCGTGGCTGGTAGGCCCGCGCGTCCGATCTTGGGCGAGGCACGAGCCGGGCGATCGGCGGCCGCGGCGGGGCGAGACTCGCCCGTCCCGCCAACCGAGATTCCCGATGCGTCGGGCCTCGCAGGCGACGCCTTCGCGCCGCGATTCCGGCCCGACCGCGATCGATCATGGATCAAGACTCTTCGACCCGTTGCCGCTCAGCACGTGGTCGAGGTGCCCTGGCGAGTTCGGATGCGGCGCCGGCTCATGGACGGCGTGCGGCCTCGGGGGGCGGGACGTCGCGTCATTTCCTTCCTGGGCCCGCGCGAACGTCAACTACGTTTGCGAGGTGGCTCCTGACGACGCATCCAAAGAGGTCCCGATCATGACGAAGTCTCTCCGGATTTTCGGCTTCGGCCTCGCGGCGGTTCTGGGCATGGGCATCGGGCAGGTCGCGGCCGGCGAGGTCGTCATCCGGTCGAACGCCGTCGGCGGCGACGCGTTCACCCACACCGGGCCGAACCCCCCGAGGGACAAGAGCCAGGCCATCGGGGCGACGGGCTGGAACTACGCCAATGTCCGCGTCGGCGGCACGGTGGGCATCGACGGGACTTACCGCGACCCGAATCCGACCACGGGCTCGACCGGCTCGGTTCACTTCAAGGGGACCGATGGGAATGCCAAGGCGGACGTGGAGCTGTACGCCCCGCTGGGCAGGCTCGGCGACCTGACGAGCCTGAGCTACGACTGGTACCGCTCGGGCGCCTCGGCCGCGACGGCCCACCTGCACCCCACGCTCCGGCTGATCATCCAGGGGAGCCAGGGGATCGGCTACCTCATCTTCGAGCGCGTGTACAACGCCGGGACGGCGGGCCCGGCCCCGTCGGACACCTGGACCCATGAGGACCTGTTCCACACGAACCCGGGCACGGCCGGCAACCCGACGGCCAAGATGTGGGTCAACGGGACCGAGGTGTTCAGCAACACGCTGAGCGATTACATCAACCTGGACCCCGCCCAGACCCTGGCCGGCAACCGGTTCGGGTTCAGCGAGGACAGCCTGATCGTGGGCCTGAGCTCGGGCATCGGGTCGGGCTGGGGCTCGTTCGACGGGGGGGTGGACAACATCGGGATCGGCTTCAACGGGCTGGCGCCGACGGCCTATAATTTCGAGGTTCAGGGCGTCAACCCGGTGCCCGAGCCCTCGAGCCTGTTGATGGGCGGCACCTGCGCGGCCCTGGGCCTGGGGCTGGCCGCGTTGCGGAATCGCAAGAAGCGGCCCGTCGTGGCTTGATCGAACGGGTGTCCTTGGTATACGTTTGAGACGCAGGACTCGTCGCGCGACCCCGGCCCGAAGAGGCCCGAGGCCGTGCGGCGGGCCGACGCCAGCCCCGGGCCCGCCCGACGCGGGACGCGATGGAGCGCACCGTCTCGGCTCGCCGGCGTCGGCCGAGGCGCGGACCGCGGCGGATCGTCCCAAACGGCGAGGGTATCAGGCCGTGGTCCGAAAAATCGAGCGGGACGCCAACCGGTTCAAGCAGATCGTCCGCGGCAAGATCAAGGCCGACCTGCGTAAGTACATCACGCATGGCGAGATGATCGGCAAGACCGGGGGGGAGTTCGTCTCCATCCCCCTGCCTCAGATCCAGATCCCCGAGTTCCGCTACGGCCCCAAGGGGGGCGGCGGGGTCGGCCAGGGTCCCGGCGACGTCGGCACCCCCATCGGCCGCTCGGGCGACGACCCCAGCCAGGGCGAGGGGGCCGCGGGAGACTCCCCCGGCCAGCACATCCTCGAGGTCGAGCTGACCATGGACGAGCTGGCCGAGATCCTCGGCGAGGGGCTCGCCCTGCCGCGCATCCAGCCCAAGGGTCGCGCCAACATCGTCGAGGAGAAGGACAAGTACACCGGCATCCGCCAGGCCGGGCCCGAGAGCCTGCGGCACTTCAAGCGGACCTACAAGAAGGCCCTGAAGCGGCAGATCGCCTCGAATACCTACAACCCCGCCGACCCGCTGGTGATCCCCGTCCGCGAGGACAAGCTCTACCGGTCGTGGAACCCGATCTCGCTGCCGCACACCAACGCGGTGGTGCTCTACCTGATGGACGTCTCGGGCAGCATGACCGACGACCAGAAGGAGATCGTCCGCATCGAGGCCTTCTGGATCGACACCTGGCTGCGCAGCCAGTATGACGGCGTGACCACCCGCTACATCATCCACGACGCCGTCGCACGCGAGGTCGACCAGCACACCTTCTACCACACCCGCGAGAGCGGCGGCACGCGGATCAGCTCGGCCTACAACCTGGCGAACAAGATCATCGAGGCCGACCACCCCCCGGCCGACTGGAACATCTACGTCCTGCACTTCTCCGACGGCGACAACTGGGGCGAGGACAATCGCCAGTGCATCGCCACCCTGCGCGACTCGATCCTGCCCAAGTGCAACCTCTTCGGCTATGGCCAGGTGGAGAGCCCCTACGGCTCCGGCGAGTTCTATCGCGAGCTTGAAGAGGCCTTCGAGGACGTGCCCAACCTGGCCCTCTCGGAGATCCGCAACAAGGACGGCATCTACGACTCGATCAAGGAATTCCTGGGACGGGGCCGCTAGCCAAGAGCAGCCCGGCCCGGACAGGGGGGCGATCGCCGATGTCGATCATGAGCACCGAGCACAACCTGCCGGCCGACCTCCGCGCGCTCCAGGTCGAGATCGAGGGGCACGCCCGCGAGTTCGGCCTGGACTTCTACGACACCGTCTTCGAGGTGCTCGACTACGACGAGCTCTCCGAGATCGCCGCCCTGGGGGGCTTCCCCACCCGCTACCCCCACTGGCGGTTCGGCATGGAGTACGAGCAGCTCTCCAAGGGCTATCGCTACGGGCTCCAGAAGATCTACGAGATGGTCATCAACAATGACCCCTGCTACGCCTACCTGCTGCGCTGCAACCAGCGGGTCGACCAGAAGCTCGTCATGGCCCACGTCTACGGCCACAACGACTTCTTCAAGAACAACGTCTGGTTCAGCCAGACCAGCCGCAAGATGATGGACGAGACGGCCAACCACGGCAACCGGATCCGGTCGGCCATGGAACGCCACGGCGAGGAGACCGTCGAGAGCTTCATCGACAGCTGCCTGTCGCTGGAGAACCTGATCGACATCTACTCGCCGTTCATCAAGCGGCGGGGCACGCCCGACCGGTACGACTTCTCGGCCGCCGGCGAGGCCGAGGGGGTCGGCCGCAAGTTCCGCAGCAAGGACTACATGGATTCGTACGTGAATCCGCCGGAGTACCTCAAGGAGATGGCCCGCAGGGAAGAGGCCGAGGCGCAGAAGGCCAGGCAGTTCCCCGAGCAGCCCGAGCGCGACGTCATGCTCTTCCTGCTGGAGCACGCCCCGCTGAACGCCTGGCAACGCGACGTGCTCGACATCGTGCGGCAGGAGGCGTACTACTTCGCCCCCCAGGGTCAGACCAAGATCATGAACGAGGGCTGGGCTTCGTTCTGGCACTCGACCATCATGACCACCCGCACGCTCGAGCCCTCCGAGCTGGTCGACTACGCCGACCATCACTCGGGGACGATGGCCACGCAGCCGGGCAGGCTGAACCCCTACAAGCTCGGCATCGAGCTGTTCCGCGACATCGAGGAGCGCTGGGACCGCGGCCAGTTCGGCCCCGAGTACGACGAGTGCGAGAACTCCGAGGTGAAGCGGCGCTGGGACAAGAAGCTCGGCTTGGGCCGCAAGAAGATCTTCGAGGTCCGGAGCATCTATAATGACGTGACGTTCATCGACACGTTCCTGACCCCCGAGTTCTGCCGGCGTCACGGCCTGTTCAGCTTCAAGCACAACGACCTGAGCGAGACGTACGAGATCGAGAGCCGCGAGTTCAAGAAGATCAAGGAGCGGCTGCTCTTCGGCCTGACCAACTTCGGCCAGCCGATCATCCGGGTGAAGGACGGCAACCACCGCAACCGCGGCGAGATGTACCTGCTGCACGAGCACTTCGGCGCCGACCTGAAGCTGGACCACGCCCAGGACACCCTGCGCCACCTGCACCGACTCTGGACCCGCCCGGTCCACCTGGAGACGATCATCGACGGGCGGGCGAACCTCCTCTCATTCGACGGGTCGGAGCACTCCGTCCGCCCGCTCGGGGGAATCAGCCATGAGCAGCCTGAGCCGAGACCTGTCCGCCGCGGTTGACTCGATCGATGCCGGCCGCCTGCCCGCGAAGGTGTCCGTCGAGAACGGCCCGCACCGGGTCGAGCTCGACCTGGTGGCCGGCGGGCCCGTGGGCGTCTCGTTCGACCGCCTCGACTTCGCCGCCGAGGGGGTGAACGACAAGACCCCGGCCGAGCTGCGCGGCCGCGCCGACCGCGTCGCCGGCCGATTGTCGTACCTGATGGAGCCGCTGGCCGTCGTCGAGCACGACCCGCAAGGCGCCGGCGTGGTGATCCGCAGCCAGCCCCCCTCGCAGCGAGGCGACGTTCATGCCTACTACGAGGCCAACCTGCGCGACGACGGCCACCTGACCCTGGGCCGGGTCGCCTTCGATGAGACGGACCGCGAGCGTCACCCCGTCCCCTGCCAGCTCACCCGCGAGGCCCTCGACCGCCTGGTCGACGACCTCGCCGACGTCATCCGCTGAGCCCCGACCGAAGGCCGCCCCGGCTGTCCCGGCTGCCATGCTCATGCCACGCAGGGGCATGACGCCGGGGGATCGGGCGGAGGTGTGTCGCCCTGCTCAATGGCGGTCGCGGAGCCAGTCGGCGGCGATGGCGGCGTCGTCGAAGGGGATGACCCCGCTGGCCAGGATCTGGACGCCGCTGCGCCCCTTGCCGGCCAGCAGGACGGCGTCGCCGGGCTTGGCGGCGGCGAGCGCGGCCTCGATGGCCGCGCGGCGGTCGGGCAAGACCCGGACCCGGCCGGGGCGGCGGAAGCCCGCGAGCAGGTCGTCGAGGATCGCGTCGAGGGGTTCGGTGCGTGGGTTGTCGGCGGTGAGGATCACCGAGTCGGCCCCCATCTCGGCGGCGCGGGCCAGTCCCAGGCGACGGTTTCGATTCCGGTCCCCCTCGGCCCCCAGCACGCAGTGGATGCGGCGAGCGCCCAGGGCACGCAGCGTTCCCAGGGCCGAGCTCAGTTCGCCCTCGGTGCACGCGGCGTCGACGCGGACGTCGAAGTCCTGGCCTTCGGAGACCTGTTCGAGCCGCGCAGGCATGCGGGCGGCGGATTCAAGGCCGGCGACGATGGCGTCGAGCGGCAGGCCCAGGGCCCGGCCCACGCCCGCGGCGGCCAGGGCATGCTCGACGTGCCCGCGGCCGACCAGCGAGAGGCTGACCGTGGCCTCGCCGTCGAGCCCGACCAGGCGGAACCGCGAGCCACGCGCGTCGATGCGCTCGATGACGGCGCCGATGCCCGAGTCGTCGCCCAGGCCGAACGAGACGCGGTCGGCGTCCAGGTTGACGGCGCCCAGGAGGTCGGCATCGCGGTCGTCGGCGTTGACCACGGCGGCCCCGCCGGGTCGGACCTGCTTCATCAGGCGGGCTGCGGCGCGTCGGCGCCAGGCGCGGGCCTCGCCGTCGTCGCAGAGCGGGTCGTCCAGGGTAGTCACCACGCCCGCGGCGAACCTGATCCCGTCGGCCCTGCGGCCGTCGAGGGCCTCGTTGGGCAACTCGACGACGGCGGCCGAGCAGCCCCGGTCGGCCATGGCGGCGAGCATCAGCGAGAGCCCTTCGGCGTCGGGCAGCCTCGGGCCGCTGGGGCGGGTGGTCAGGCCGTCGGACCAGTCCGAGGAGCCGATCCAGCCGACCCGCTCGCCGGCCGCTTCCAGGATCGACCGGATGAGCAGGGCGGTCGCCGCCTTGCCCCGGGTGCCGGCCACGCCGACGACCTGCATCCGCGCCGAGGGATCGCCGGCCAGCGTGTGGCAGAGCGACCCGCGGGCCATGTCGGTGTCGGGCACGATGACTTGCAGCCGGCCGACGCTCGACCGGTCTCGCTCGGCCGCCAGCCCCGAGAGGCTCCGCCCGAAGGCCTGGCCGACATGCCCGCGCACCTCAAGCCTGCGTCCCGAGATCGCCGCGGAGGTCCGCACCGTCTCGCGCCGAGGTCGCTCTTCGTTCCCAGCCTCGCCATCAACGCCAGGTTCGGCGATCAGCCGCCTGAAGTGGGCCGAGGGGGCATCCGCCTGCGGGGAACGGTCGATGTACCAGCGAGCCATTGTTGAGCCTCCATGCTGC
It encodes:
- a CDS encoding SpoVR family protein, which translates into the protein MSTEHNLPADLRALQVEIEGHAREFGLDFYDTVFEVLDYDELSEIAALGGFPTRYPHWRFGMEYEQLSKGYRYGLQKIYEMVINNDPCYAYLLRCNQRVDQKLVMAHVYGHNDFFKNNVWFSQTSRKMMDETANHGNRIRSAMERHGEETVESFIDSCLSLENLIDIYSPFIKRRGTPDRYDFSAAGEAEGVGRKFRSKDYMDSYVNPPEYLKEMARREEAEAQKARQFPEQPERDVMLFLLEHAPLNAWQRDVLDIVRQEAYYFAPQGQTKIMNEGWASFWHSTIMTTRTLEPSELVDYADHHSGTMATQPGRLNPYKLGIELFRDIEERWDRGQFGPEYDECENSEVKRRWDKKLGLGRKKIFEVRSIYNDVTFIDTFLTPEFCRRHGLFSFKHNDLSETYEIESREFKKIKERLLFGLTNFGQPIIRVKDGNHRNRGEMYLLHEHFGADLKLDHAQDTLRHLHRLWTRPVHLETIIDGRANLLSFDGSEHSVRPLGGISHEQPEPRPVRRG
- a CDS encoding DUF1559 domain-containing protein, producing MKRSRGFTLIELLVVISIIAVLIALLLPAVQSAREAARRAQCINNLKQLGLAIHNYHSSQDTFPIGELRPGFGPNGMNGAWQYWGALAMMAQYMEQGAAFNCLNFQYWAPSDDANATTLNMKVASFLCPSDGVRDQVIQNNYKASTGTFAKIQRGGGSNGQGIGLPTNGLFTVDICYGLRDCTDGSSNTIAFGEQAGGDGQRGKWSRSDGWGGGAGIWDITAGGDPVTGNALVEFALFKQLEAQCDLNGYQKVGVTEANWAGRWWTVGGFNLSLFNTIQPPNGPHVMGCRTDCSADCWPEQNGPAMATSTHPGGANFMMADGSVKFIKDTVNQQTYMGLGTRNGGEIVSSDAY
- a CDS encoding ankyrin repeat domain-containing protein, whose translation is MSSGYDENWTSDALERGDVDAVRRRVLDDPTYLRSRELCETAPLMFAVQFDDADLVRFMLDHGAAPDPDVDDGYTTLLTAIESTEPASTQIVSMLIEAGADIHRTGMNGYTPLHMAASKGHAEKARLLLDAGATIDRRKEIDAAETPLMEAAFSGRVETVRLLLERGADPTLRDTIQERTPLEIAEYSSKGPDPDVLEYLKSVYTRPRSVADLCESLDLTPETRAMMEEHLPELDMVEQYRACSERIAREGDFEGVIRLLSVAIKRPGHDRPPTSR
- a CDS encoding Mur ligase family protein, encoding MARWYIDRSPQADAPSAHFRRLIAEPGVDGEAGNEERPRRETVRTSAAISGRRLEVRGHVGQAFGRSLSGLAAERDRSSVGRLQVIVPDTDMARGSLCHTLAGDPSARMQVVGVAGTRGKAATALLIRSILEAAGERVGWIGSSDWSDGLTTRPSGPRLPDAEGLSLMLAAMADRGCSAAVVELPNEALDGRRADGIRFAAGVVTTLDDPLCDDGEARAWRRRAAARLMKQVRPGGAAVVNADDRDADLLGAVNLDADRVSFGLGDDSGIGAVIERIDARGSRFRLVGLDGEATVSLSLVGRGHVEHALAAAGVGRALGLPLDAIVAGLESAARMPARLEQVSEGQDFDVRVDAACTEGELSSALGTLRALGARRIHCVLGAEGDRNRNRRLGLARAAEMGADSVILTADNPRTEPLDAILDDLLAGFRRPGRVRVLPDRRAAIEAALAAAKPGDAVLLAGKGRSGVQILASGVIPFDDAAIAADWLRDRH
- a CDS encoding SgcJ/EcaC family oxidoreductase, translated to MRLRPCPAIACVLLLHAATCTPLHAQAPADDDAAIRVVVQKYVDSREAKDPKAIEALLTEDADQLVSDGTWRKGRDVLVKGMLASSAKNPARRTIDVETVRHLSPDIALVDGRYRQLGGEGAGKTREMWTAITLKRGPDGWRIAAIRNMLPALN
- a CDS encoding DUF444 family protein, producing the protein MVRKIERDANRFKQIVRGKIKADLRKYITHGEMIGKTGGEFVSIPLPQIQIPEFRYGPKGGGGVGQGPGDVGTPIGRSGDDPSQGEGAAGDSPGQHILEVELTMDELAEILGEGLALPRIQPKGRANIVEEKDKYTGIRQAGPESLRHFKRTYKKALKRQIASNTYNPADPLVIPVREDKLYRSWNPISLPHTNAVVLYLMDVSGSMTDDQKEIVRIEAFWIDTWLRSQYDGVTTRYIIHDAVAREVDQHTFYHTRESGGTRISSAYNLANKIIEADHPPADWNIYVLHFSDGDNWGEDNRQCIATLRDSILPKCNLFGYGQVESPYGSGEFYRELEEAFEDVPNLALSEIRNKDGIYDSIKEFLGRGR